The following coding sequences lie in one Mustelus asterias chromosome 8, sMusAst1.hap1.1, whole genome shotgun sequence genomic window:
- the jun gene encoding transcription factor Jun codes for MSTKMEQPFYHDDALNAAFAQPENSGYGYSPKMLKQNMTLNLSDPASNLKPHLRNKNSEGILTSPDVGLLKLASPELERLIIQSSNGLITTTPTPTQFLCPRNVTDEQEGFAEGFVKALEELHKQNILPSVTCSTPSVNTAIAVSASLPSASTVYNSNLHQEPPVYANLNNFNPNTIAAAQPGYNAGSMNYAAAPQHHPMTSHQMPVQHPRLQALKEEPQTVPEMPGETPPLSPIDMESQERIKAERKRMRNRIAASKCRKRKLERIARLEDKVKTLKAQNSELASTANLLREQVAQLKQKVMNHVNSGCQLMLTQQLQTF; via the coding sequence ATGTCTACGAAGATGGAACAGCCATTCTACCACGACGATGCACTCAACGCCGCTTTTGCACAGCCCGAGAATAGTGGTTATGGATACAGCCCGAAAATGTTGAAACAGAATATGACCCTCAACCTGTCCGATCCAGCCAGCAACTTGAAACCCCATCTGAGGAACAAGAACAGCGAGGGGATCTTAACGTCGCCGGACGTGGGACTTCTCAAACTCGCATCACCTGAACTTGAACGGCTGATAATTCAGTCCAGCAACGGGCTGATCACCACCACCCCGACGCCGACCCAGTTCCTGTGCCCCAGGAATGTCACGGACGAGCAGGAGGGTTTCGCCGAAGGCTTCGTCAAAGCTCTCGAAGAACTTCACAAACAGAATATCCTGCCCAGCGTGACATGTTCAACTCCGTCTGTGAACACGGCGATCGCGGTCTCCGCCTCCCTGCCCAGTGCCAGTACTGTTTACAATTCCAATTTGCACCAGGAGCCTCCCGTCTACGCCAACCTCAACAATTTTAACCCCAACACCATCGCCGCAGCGCAGCCGGGCTACAACGCCGGCAGCATGAACTATGCAGCAGCGCCCCAGCACCACCCGATGACCAGCCACCAGATGCCCGTGCAGCACCCCAGACTCCAGGCCCTGAAGGAAGAGCCCCAGACGGTGCCCGAGATGCCGGGGGAGACCCCGCCGCTCTCCCCCATTGACATGGAGTCCCAGGAGCGCATCAAGGCGGAGAGGAAGCGAATGAGAAACCGCATCGCCGCCTCAAAGTGCCGGAAAAGGAAACTGGAGAGGATCGCCCGGCTGGAGGATAAAGTGAAGACCTTAAAGGCGCAGAACTCTGAGCTGGCGTCCACGGCCAACCTGCTGCGGGAACAGGTTGCCCAGCTGAAGCAGAAAGTTATGAATCACGTAAACAGCGGCTGCCAACTCATGCTAACACAGCAGCTGCAAACGTTTTGA